CTGAGCTGCAGTCCTTCTTTGGCCGTGCCAATGTCAACATTCAGGGTAAATACCTTTTGACAGCAACCGTTCGTGCTGATGGTTCCAGCAAATTTGGTGACAATAACAAATACGGAGTTTTCCCATCCTTTGCTGCTGCATGGAATCTTGCAAATGAAGACTTCCTCTCCGGATCTCCATTTGAAAGCCTGAAACTACGCGCGGGTTGGGGAAAAACTGGTAACCAGGAGTTTCCCGCTGGTGCTTCTCAGGAAAGATATGGTTTCGGTAACAATGGTGTATTCAACGGACTTGAAAACGTTGCTAACCCTGACCTGAGATGGGAAACCTCTACGACCCTCAATTTAGGTCTTGATTTCAGTGTTGCAAATGGCCGTCTCTACGGTTCACTTGACTTCTTCAACAGATCCACCACTGACCTCCTCTTCAACTTCGAAACCATTCAGCCCGCTCCCGCAGGTCGTTACTGGGTGAATCTCGATGGGGAAGTCGTAAACTCAGGGTTTGAATTTTTGGTGAATACCTTTATCATCTCCAAAGACAACTTCTCATGGGAAGTCGGAGTAAATGGTGCATTCTTGAAAAACGTGCTGACCAACTATGTAGGTCCTACGGTTCTTACCGGTGCTCTTCACGGACAAGGGATCACAGGTTCTACTGTTCAGCGTCTGGAAAACGATCAGCCTCTTAACTCCTTCTACGTAAGAGAGTGGAATGGTATTGGTGAAAACGGACTGGATAATCTGACTGATGGTGGAAATACCTTGTACTTCCTCGGGGATCCAAACCCGGATATTCTCCTCGGTATCACTACCAGCCTTACAGCAGGTAAACTGTCTGCCAATGTCAACTTCAATGGCGCATTTGGGCACCAGATTTACAACAACACTGCGAATACCATTCTTCCGATCGGTAACCTGAACTCTGGTAGAAATATCGCAGCTTCTCTGCTGGATGTAGCCAACCAGGAAAATCTTTCCAACTCGATCAAGTCTTCCTCCAGATACCTGGAAAGCGGTGACTACCTGAAACTTACCAACGCTACGATTTCATACAACCTGGGCGATTTGTTTAATGGTTATGTGAAAGGCGCAAGAGTCTTCGTAACCGGACAGAACTTATTTGTTCTGACAAACTTCACCGGTTTTGACCCTGAAGTTAACGTTGACAAGCAGGTAAGTGGTGTACCTTCATTTGGAATCGAATACGCTGTTTACCCAAGTGCTCGTAGCATCATTGCAGGTGTAAGTTTTTCTTTCTAATTGGTGAGCAGTTAGTTTAACCTTTTAAAAAATTAATTCATTATGAAAATCAAAAGAATATTAATCACTTTCAGTGTGATGACATTCTTCTCCCTGGGTTGTACTGACCTTGTGGAAAACCTCAATGAAGATTTATCGGGCCAGGCTGCTCAGGACTTCATTAAGGCTAGAACCGATGTCAGCGCATTGCTTCAGGCGTCTTATGAAGGCCTCCGCCTTCCCTACCAGGATCAGTCTCGTTTCTGGGCTGCTCAAGAGCACACTTCTGATGAAGTAATCGGCCCCACCCGTGGACCAGACTGGGATGACAACGGTGTATGGCGTGTGCTTCATGATCACACATGGGCGGCTGATCACTCCTTCCTTACCAGTACTTTCAATGAACTGCTACAGGTAGTTTTTAGTACGACCAATATCCTGAGCTTTAATCCTTCTGCTAGTCAGGCTGCTGAAGCGCGTTTTATCCGTGCCTTCGTAATGTTCTCCGTAGCTGACGGTTGGGGACAGGTTCCTTTCAGAGAGCCCGGCGACAATCTGCTTGATGCACCCCGTGTACTTGGCGGAGACGAAGCTGTTGCTTTTATTATCTCTGAGCTGAATGCAATCCTTCCTGACCTGCCAGATGGTCCTACTTACCTTGCCAATAAAGATGCTGCACGTGTGCTTCTGATGAAAGCTTACCTGAATAAAGGTACTTTCGCCAACCGTCAGTCTCCTGCTTTTGACAATGGTGATATGAACCAGGTAATTACGATTGCCGACCAGCTGATCAACAGTGGCAAATATCAGATCGCAGATAACTTCTACGACAACTTTGCCCCTAACAATGATGCGATCTCTACTGAGCTTATTTTCACCAACCAAAACCGTGGTGGCGAAAGCAGTGGAAACGTACGTGCCCGTTGGTTCTGTACCCTTCACTACAACAACAACCCTTCAGGTTGGAATGGTTTCACAACGATTGCTGACTTCTACAACAAGTTTGAAGATGGTGACGTGCGCAAAAGCGCTGACTATACCGGCCAGACTGACGTTTCCGGTCTTAAAGTGGGTTTCCTCGAAGGTCAGCAGTTTGACCAGAATGGGGTTGCGCTGAAAGATCGTAAAGGCGCTCCGCTGGTTTTCACCAAAGAAGTGAAACTCATTGAAACCGGTGATAACCTCGAAGTAACGGGTGTACGGGTAGTAAAATATCCGATCGACTATGTTAGCGGCGACAACTCTGATAATGACTATGTCTTCTTCCGTTATGCAGACGTACTGCTGATGAAAGCTGAAGCGCTTCTCCGCTCTGGTGGAAGCACTGCTGACGCGCTGGCTGCTGTTAACTCCATTCGTGCAAAAAGAGGAGTTGCTGATCGTACTTCCCTTACACTTGATGATATTCTGGACGAAAGAGGTTTTGAACTCTACTGGGAAGGATGGCGCCGTCAGGACCTGATCCGTTTCGGTAAATTCCTCAATGCATGGAATGAAAAACCTGCTTCCGGTTCTGAAAGACTCCTGTTCCCGATCCCCAGCACTGCACTGGCTGTGAATCCGAACCTTCAGCAAAATCCTGGATACTAATCCTTTTGAAATATGTTATGGAAAAAGGTCATTGATACTAATGACCTTTTTCCGTTTATATTCCACCCAAACCCATGCGTTATTTTCCCCTGCTTCTGCTGTTTTTGGGTTTCGCCTGCACTAAGCAGGAGGTCGCTCAAAAGCAATTTAAATGGATGAACCATACCGAAACGGGTATTTCATTCACCAATACTGTAACCAATTCTGAAGATTTTAACATCTTCAGTTACCGCAATTTCTATAACGGAGGAGGCGTGGCAATCGGCGACATCAATAATGATGGACTCTCCGATGTCTATTTCACCTCCAACATGGGCGCTAATAAATTATTTCTCAATAAAGGGAACTGGAAATTTGAAGATATTTCTGCGCAGGCTGGAATTGAAGACGCCACAAAATGGAGTACAGGTGTGGCGCTGGTGGATATCAATAACGATGGCTGGTTGGATATTTACGTCTGCAATGCCGGTTATCGCGAAGGGGTCGATCAGGCAAATTCTCTCTTTATCAACAATCAAAACCTCACATTCACCGAGTCTGCCGCTTCTTTTGGGCTGGCTGAAAATGGCTATACCACACATGCTGGTTTTTTTGACTATGATCTCGATGGCGACCTGGATGTATATATTCTCAACAATAGTTTTATTCCCGTCAATACTCTTAACTACAGCAACAAACGTGAACTCAGGGCCGAAGAATGGCCGGTAAAAGATTTTCTAAAGGGAGGGGGAGATAAACTCCTCCGCAATGATGGCGGGAAATTTACCGATGTAAGTGAAGCCGCAGGCATTTATGGAAGCCTGATTGGCTTTGGACTCGGTGTCACCATCGGAGATGTAAATGAAGATATGTATCCCGATATCTACGTCTCCAATGACTTTTTTGAAAGGGATTACCTGTATATCAATCAAAAAGACGGAACTTTCACTGAAAAGCTCCAGGAGTCAATGTCCCATATTTCGCACTCCTCCATGGGCGCAGACATGGCAGACATCAATAATGATGGTCGCCCGGAAATATTTGTCACCGATATGCTTCCTGACGATGAATACAGACTCAAAACGACGACTTCTTTTGATAATATCAATCAGTTTAAGCTAAAGCAGGATCGGGGTTTTTACAATCAGTATATGCACAATACCCTTCAACTGAATGAAGGGAAAAACCAGTTTCAGGAAATCTCATGGTTTAGTGGGGTGCAGGCTTCTGACTGGAGTTGGGGGGCGCTGATGTTTGATGCTGACAATGACGCTTATGCAGATATTTATGTTTGCAACGGTATCTACCACGATGTGATCGATCAGGATTTTATCGACTTTTTTGCCAATGATGTCATTCAGAAAATGGCGCTCACCGGAGAGAAGGAAGAAATGAATGAAGTCATCAATAAAATGCCTTCTCTCCCGGTCAAAAACAAGGCATTCCGAAACGAAGGAAATCTCAGATTTGAAGACGTTACTGATTCCTGGGGATTTACTGAAAAATCGTTCTCCAACGGTGCTGCCTATGGTGATCTCGATAACGATGGCGACCTCGATCTGGTCGTAAATAATGTGAATCAGGAAGCTTTTGTATATCAGAATCTAAGCAATTCCGTTTCTTCCAACCACTTTGCCGGTATTAGTCTGGAAGGAACCTCCGAAAACAGGTTTGCCGTAGGGGCAAAAGCTGAGTTCTTTGCCGGAGGGAAAAATATCAACCGACAGTTGTTTCCCACTCGTGGATTTCAGTCTTCGGTTGATTATAAGATGATAGTTGGTTTGGGCAATGCTGCGATAATTGATTCCATCCGGATTATTTGGCCGGACTTAAAGGTTTCTGTTTCTTACCAGCTACCAGTTGATTCATTGTATGTTTTCCGCTATGATGATCAGGTTTTGCGTACCTGGCAACCGGTGCAGGCGGAGTCTGCTTCTCCCTATCTGGTTGCAGAAACCAATGATTTTGAAGCCCATAAAGAGGACGATTATATTGATTTCTATTACGAAGGAAATATCCCCGAAATGTTATCGCAGGAGGGGCCATGTGCGGGAGTCGCCGATGTGAATGGCGATGGATTGGAAGATATATTTATTGGAGGAGCTGCCGGTCAGGCCGGGCAGTTATATATCCAGACCTCCAAGGGTTTTAAAAGGCAACTCAGTGAAGCATTTGCAATGGATGCCAATTCGGAGGATACAGCCATTGCATTTTTTGATTCCGATGGAGACGGGGATCTGGATTTATTTGTAGGAAGCGGGGGCAATAATCATCCGTATCGCGACCGACGGATGCAAGACAGGTTGTATATCAATGACGGGAAAGGCAATTTCCGCGCGGAAGCATTTGCATTACCTCCCAATGGCATGAACACTTCCGTTGCCATTCCTTATGATTTTGATGAAGACGGTGATATAGACTTATTTGTGGGCAGTCGCAGCGTCCCTATGGAATATGGATTAAACCCATCCAATTATTTGTATCTCAACAATGGCGCAGGCAGATTTACAGACGTCGCCCGGTCTGAAAATGATATTATTTCTCTGGCAGGCATGGTTACGGATGCAGCCTGGATAGATCTGGTAGGCGGCCCCAATAAAGAGCTGGTGCTCGTTGGGGAATGGATGAGCCCAAAGGTGTATATGTACAATGGAAAGCGTTTTCAGGAGGTAGAAACCAACCTCAGTGATTACCAGGGGTGGTGGTCTGCTCTGGCTTTCAGTGACATTGACCACGACGGAGATATGGATCTTGCACTGGGAAATCTGGGGGAGAATTTTTACCTGAAAGCTTCCAAAGAAACCCCGCTGAAACTATGGATCAACGATTTTGATCAAAACCAGACCCTCGAAAAAATCATTACCCGAACGATCGACGGAAAAGACATGCCTGTGCCGCTGAAAAGAGACATGACCATGCAAATTGTTTCCCTGAAACAACAAAATCTCAAACATGTCGATTATGCTAAGAAGGCCATTCAGGATCTGTTTTCACAAGAATCGCTGAGCCAGTCTTTGGTGAAACAGACCAACTACCTGAAAACCAGTTTTGCCATCAACAATGGAAACGGCCAGTTTGAAATCCGCGAAATGGCACCCGAAGTTCAACTTTCCTGTATAAATAGCGCCCTTTTTACCGATGTCAATGGAGATGGATTTGATGACCTGATTATGGGCGGTAATAATTACGATTTTCAGCCACAATTTTCCCGGCTGGATGCGAGTCAGGGCCATATCCTGCTCAATGACCAGAAAGGAAATTTTGCCTGCATTCCGGAGAATGAGTCTGGCCTGAGCGTCAATGGGGAAGTCAGACAGATCAGCCTGATCTCAAACGGAGATACCCGTAGGGTAATCTTCCTGATCAACAACCAGAAACCCGCTGTATATATGATTTCACGGGTGGATATGTAATCACATTGATCATGAAATCTGCTTTTAAAATAGGTATTATTGTCTCTCTTCTTTCATTGGTTGCCTGCCGTAAAACCACAGATGATCAGGCTTTGTTTGTATTGCGTGAGCCTGCTTCAACGGGTATTTCATTTGCCAATGACCTTACCCTTACGCTTGATCTGAACATATTTAACTATATGTACTTTTTTAATGGCGGTGGCGTCGGGGCTGGTGATTTTAATAATGACGGGCAGATTGACTTATTTTTTACTGCAAACTTATTGCCCAACAAACTCTATCTCAATGAGGGAAAACTGAAGTTTCGCGACGTATCTGAAAAGGCGGGAATTGTCAACGATGGCGGTTGGTCCACAGGGGTGTCAGTGGTAGATATCAACTGCGATGGGAAACTCGATATTTATATTTCTCAGGTAGGCGATCTGGACAAACTTCAGGGAAAAAATCAATTGTTTGTCTGTACAGGAATCGATGAAAACGGCATCCCGCACTATGAAGAAAAAGCGGCAGCATATGGGTTGGATTTTAAAGGATTTTCTACCCAGGCTGCTTTTTTTGACTATGATATGGATGGTGATCTGGATATGTTTCTGCTCAATCACTCCCTCCATGCCAATGGAACTTTTGGGCCCCGGGCTTCTTTTGAGGGACAGATTCATCCATTATCGGGTGACAAACTGTTTCGCAATGATGGGCAGAAATTTACAGACGTAACAGAAAAATCTGGTATCAGAAGCACAGTCATCGGTTATGGATTGGGGGTTGCGACCGGAGACCTTAACATGGATGGGTTTCCTGATATCTATGTAGGGAATGATTTTCATGAAAATGATTACCTCTATATCAATCAGGGAGACGGTACATTCAAAGAGGTACTGACAGAAAAAATGATGCATACCAGCCGGTTTTCGATGGGCGTGGACATTGGCGACTTAAATAACGATTCCCGGCAGGAGGTCATCTCCCTGGATATGTTGCCCTATGACCCCGAAATTTTGAAAAAATCGGAAGGAGAAGACGCCTATAAAATCTTTCAGTACAAGGTAACACAGGGCTACAATCACCAGTATGCCCGCAATAATCTCCAACTAAACAAAGGAAACGGAACATTCAGCGAAATTGGGCTTTATGCAGGTGTTTATGCCACGGATTGGTCATGGGCACCGCTTCTCGCTGATTTTGACAATGACGGACGAAAGGATTTATTTGTCTCTAACGGGATTCCCAAGCGGATGAACGATATGGACTATATAAACTTCATGGCCAATGAAGATATCCAGTGGCGGATTCGCACAAAAAATATGGTAAACGGCGACCTTGCAGTCGTTGAAAATATGCCCGAAATCAAGCTGCCAAATGAATTTTTTCGGAATGAGGGCGATATGAAATTTGCCAATCTGGGTAAAAGTATCCGCAACAATCTCCCTACCTATTCCAATGGCGCTGTATATGCCGATCTGGACAATGATGGCGACCTGGATTTTGTCGTCAATAATATCAACGATCCTGCCTATATCTATGAAAACCTGCACAAGCTCGCCGATAAAACCGATTTCCTGAAACTCACACTTTCGGGTGCCAAAACAAATCCGGACGCGGTCGGTGCAAAAATTCTGGTGTACCGGGGTGCTGAAAACAGACTGTATGAAAACTACCCGGTGAGAGGTTTCCAATCCAGTATGGTGATTCCGATGCATGTGGGAGTCGGTGGCGCTTCAACGCCTGATTCTATTATTCTGATCTGGCCGGATAATACTTTTCAAAAGCTCACTGAAAAAGCGGGTGAACATACTATTGCCTATACAGAACATCTTCCTGTCTACAATTATCAGAATTTCAACCGCAAAAATAACCCCCCATTTACCGCTAAAGACATAACAAGTACTTCCGGCCTTTCTCTGACCCATCATGAAAACCCTTTTCTCGAATTTGACCGTGAACCGCTTCTCCCACATATGAACTCTACAGAAGGCCCGGCCCTCGCAGTAGGCGATGTCAATGGCGACGGGCGGGAAGACCTTTACCTGGGGTCCTCCAAACGTACTGTCGGGAAACTGATGATTCAGCAGGCCAATGGGACATTTAGAGAATCCTATCAACCTGATTTTCATGCTGACAGTATGTATGAGGAAACAGATGCTGTTTTTGCTGATATAAATGGAGACTCCTGGCCAGATCTGCTGGTCGCTTCCGGCGGCAATGAATATTACAATCAGGATCCCCTGCTTATGCCACGGGTTTATCTGGGAAATGCCTCCGGCCAGTTTCATCGAAAAGCAGATGCATTTGACAGCATTTTTATGACTGCTTCAGGACTGGCTGTTTATGATTTTAGTGGTGATGGGATACCTGATTTGTTTATAGGCGGAAGAACTGTGCCCTGGAAGTACGGCGAAACACCGGCTTCCTATCTGTTGGTAAATGACGGAACCGGAAAGTTTACAGAAAAGACGGAGACCTTTGCTCCCGGCCTTTCAAAAGTGGGGATGGTTACAGCCTGCGAATGGTATGATTCCGATAAGGATGGCGACAAGGATTTGATTATCAGTCTGGAATGGGGCGGAATCGTTTGTTTTGTCAATAACGGTGGCAAATTCGAACAACAGACTATCACAGATAAGAAGGGCTGGTGGAATTTTATTTTACCCGGAGATATTGACAACGACGGAGACATGGATCTGATCGCCGGGAACCTGGGACTCAACAGCCGTTTGCAGGCATCACCAGAAGAACCTGTTCGGATGTATTTCAGCGATTTTGATGATAATGGAACCCCCGAGCAACTATTGTCCTATTATCTCAATGGCAAAGAAGTTCCATTTGCCAATATGATTGAATTGGAAAAACAAATGCCCGCCCTGAAACAGAAATACCTGTATGCTGCTGACTTTGCGAGGGATGAGTTTAGCCAGATGTTTAGCAGGGACAAAATTCAGGCAGCAACAATTTGGGAGGCCAACTATTTTTCTAATGCGGTCATCCTGAATAATGGAGATGGCACCTTTGAGGTAAAACCATTGCCCTGGCAGGCCCAGTTTACCCCTTACCGTACCGGAGTCTTGACAGATGCGAATGGAGATGCATTGCCTGACGTATTTCTGGGCGGAAATTATTATGAAAGTAATATTCAGATGGGGCGTTATGATGCAGATTTTGGCACAGTGCTCATAAACCGCGGAGATGGCAATTTTGAGGTAACCCATCTCAACGATATAGAAGTTAAGGGGCAGGTGAGGAAAGTTAGAAAAATTTCAATTTCCGGTCAGGAATCATTGATACTTGCCCGAAACAATGATACATTAAAAGTTATTCAACTAAACCACCTAATGCCATGAGGAACTACCTGCTACTCGCTACTTTATTGATCGGACTAATGGCCTGTAAAACCAGTCAGCCTGTATCTGAGAAAAAAACTGACTCCAAAGTGCATGAAGATGCAACGACAATTTCTGACCTTCAAAACACGATTGATTTAACTGATCACCTGCGAAAAGTATCCGGTGTCTGGGTACAGGGAACAGGTTCTCAGGCTACAATCCGTATCCGCGGTAATGCCGGACTTCAAACCTCGGGAGAACCCCTGTACATCGTCAATGGAAGCCAGATTTCAAGTGGCTACAGCACGGTGTATAATATGGTCGGGAATGTCAACGATATAAAAACTATTCAGGTGCTTAAAGATCCCTCAGAGACCTCCTTCTATGGCGTAAGGGGAAGCAATGGGGTTATCATCATCAAATTGAAATAATTTCTGAATATGAAACGGCGACTGCTACAACATTTTTTGATTTTTTCGACGCTTCTGGCAATCAATTTTGGTGGAATCGCTCAGGATACCTGGGTAATTAAAACCGATCAGATAAATCCCGACAACTATTTTGGCGTAACGGTAGCCAATGGCATGATGGGGCTTGTCTCTTCGCCGAATCCACTTGAAATGAAAGATATTGTTCTCAATGGAGTATTTGATACATATGGAAGAGGCCGTGTATCTAATATTCTCAAAGGGTTCAATTTCGCCAATATGCAGCTGGATGTGGATGGAAGAAGGTTGGGAATGAAAGATTTTTCCAATCTGACTCAGGAAATCAATATGAAGGAGGCGACGTTTATTTCGAGGTTTGATTATCAGGACAAAATCTCTGTCATTTATTCAGTTCGGGCGCTCCGTCATTTGCCATTTACAGCAATGATCGAGATGGAGGTCGTTGCCAAAAAAGATGTGAATATATCTCCCGGCAATATTATGCGTGCACCGGAAATCTTGCGAGATGTGAAAAACTTTTACAGCATGATTGACCGGCCACATGTAAAAATTCCGATGATGACTTCTGTGGCTAAAAGTCCTACAGGCAAACACACGGTGGCTGCTTCCTGTAGCTACTTGTTTGAGGGACATGAATCCCCAACGCTTATTCATGAAGAGTGGGACTACGACATGCATCTTGTCCGTTTTGTAAAGGAACTGAAAGCGGGAGAAAAATTTCGATTTTCAGTGGTGGGATCTGAGTGTTCTACCGAACACTACTCAGATCCGCACAATGAAGCAGAGCGGTTGACAATCTATGCCGCATTGGAAGGGCGGGAACGGTTATTGTCCCGGCATCTGGCTGCGTGGGAGGATTTGTGGAAAAGCGATATTATCGTAGAAGGAGATGAGGTTGCCCAGCGCGATATCCGGTTTGCGCTGTATCATTTGTACTCTTTTGTGAGAGAAGGTACTGCATACAGTCCATCGCCGATGGGTCTTTCGGGCCTTGGATACAATGGCCATGTTTTTTGGGATACGGAGCTATGGATGTACCCGCCATTACTGATGTTGCGGCCAGAGATTGCACGGTCGCTGCTCGAATACCGCTATGAGCGATTGGAAGT
The Bacteroidia bacterium DNA segment above includes these coding regions:
- a CDS encoding RagB/SusD family nutrient uptake outer membrane protein, with product MKIKRILITFSVMTFFSLGCTDLVENLNEDLSGQAAQDFIKARTDVSALLQASYEGLRLPYQDQSRFWAAQEHTSDEVIGPTRGPDWDDNGVWRVLHDHTWAADHSFLTSTFNELLQVVFSTTNILSFNPSASQAAEARFIRAFVMFSVADGWGQVPFREPGDNLLDAPRVLGGDEAVAFIISELNAILPDLPDGPTYLANKDAARVLLMKAYLNKGTFANRQSPAFDNGDMNQVITIADQLINSGKYQIADNFYDNFAPNNDAISTELIFTNQNRGGESSGNVRARWFCTLHYNNNPSGWNGFTTIADFYNKFEDGDVRKSADYTGQTDVSGLKVGFLEGQQFDQNGVALKDRKGAPLVFTKEVKLIETGDNLEVTGVRVVKYPIDYVSGDNSDNDYVFFRYADVLLMKAEALLRSGGSTADALAAVNSIRAKRGVADRTSLTLDDILDERGFELYWEGWRRQDLIRFGKFLNAWNEKPASGSERLLFPIPSTALAVNPNLQQNPGY
- a CDS encoding VCBS repeat-containing protein, giving the protein MRYFPLLLLFLGFACTKQEVAQKQFKWMNHTETGISFTNTVTNSEDFNIFSYRNFYNGGGVAIGDINNDGLSDVYFTSNMGANKLFLNKGNWKFEDISAQAGIEDATKWSTGVALVDINNDGWLDIYVCNAGYREGVDQANSLFINNQNLTFTESAASFGLAENGYTTHAGFFDYDLDGDLDVYILNNSFIPVNTLNYSNKRELRAEEWPVKDFLKGGGDKLLRNDGGKFTDVSEAAGIYGSLIGFGLGVTIGDVNEDMYPDIYVSNDFFERDYLYINQKDGTFTEKLQESMSHISHSSMGADMADINNDGRPEIFVTDMLPDDEYRLKTTTSFDNINQFKLKQDRGFYNQYMHNTLQLNEGKNQFQEISWFSGVQASDWSWGALMFDADNDAYADIYVCNGIYHDVIDQDFIDFFANDVIQKMALTGEKEEMNEVINKMPSLPVKNKAFRNEGNLRFEDVTDSWGFTEKSFSNGAAYGDLDNDGDLDLVVNNVNQEAFVYQNLSNSVSSNHFAGISLEGTSENRFAVGAKAEFFAGGKNINRQLFPTRGFQSSVDYKMIVGLGNAAIIDSIRIIWPDLKVSVSYQLPVDSLYVFRYDDQVLRTWQPVQAESASPYLVAETNDFEAHKEDDYIDFYYEGNIPEMLSQEGPCAGVADVNGDGLEDIFIGGAAGQAGQLYIQTSKGFKRQLSEAFAMDANSEDTAIAFFDSDGDGDLDLFVGSGGNNHPYRDRRMQDRLYINDGKGNFRAEAFALPPNGMNTSVAIPYDFDEDGDIDLFVGSRSVPMEYGLNPSNYLYLNNGAGRFTDVARSENDIISLAGMVTDAAWIDLVGGPNKELVLVGEWMSPKVYMYNGKRFQEVETNLSDYQGWWSALAFSDIDHDGDMDLALGNLGENFYLKASKETPLKLWINDFDQNQTLEKIITRTIDGKDMPVPLKRDMTMQIVSLKQQNLKHVDYAKKAIQDLFSQESLSQSLVKQTNYLKTSFAINNGNGQFEIREMAPEVQLSCINSALFTDVNGDGFDDLIMGGNNYDFQPQFSRLDASQGHILLNDQKGNFACIPENESGLSVNGEVRQISLISNGDTRRVIFLINNQKPAVYMISRVDM
- a CDS encoding VCBS repeat-containing protein; translated protein: MKSAFKIGIIVSLLSLVACRKTTDDQALFVLREPASTGISFANDLTLTLDLNIFNYMYFFNGGGVGAGDFNNDGQIDLFFTANLLPNKLYLNEGKLKFRDVSEKAGIVNDGGWSTGVSVVDINCDGKLDIYISQVGDLDKLQGKNQLFVCTGIDENGIPHYEEKAAAYGLDFKGFSTQAAFFDYDMDGDLDMFLLNHSLHANGTFGPRASFEGQIHPLSGDKLFRNDGQKFTDVTEKSGIRSTVIGYGLGVATGDLNMDGFPDIYVGNDFHENDYLYINQGDGTFKEVLTEKMMHTSRFSMGVDIGDLNNDSRQEVISLDMLPYDPEILKKSEGEDAYKIFQYKVTQGYNHQYARNNLQLNKGNGTFSEIGLYAGVYATDWSWAPLLADFDNDGRKDLFVSNGIPKRMNDMDYINFMANEDIQWRIRTKNMVNGDLAVVENMPEIKLPNEFFRNEGDMKFANLGKSIRNNLPTYSNGAVYADLDNDGDLDFVVNNINDPAYIYENLHKLADKTDFLKLTLSGAKTNPDAVGAKILVYRGAENRLYENYPVRGFQSSMVIPMHVGVGGASTPDSIILIWPDNTFQKLTEKAGEHTIAYTEHLPVYNYQNFNRKNNPPFTAKDITSTSGLSLTHHENPFLEFDREPLLPHMNSTEGPALAVGDVNGDGREDLYLGSSKRTVGKLMIQQANGTFRESYQPDFHADSMYEETDAVFADINGDSWPDLLVASGGNEYYNQDPLLMPRVYLGNASGQFHRKADAFDSIFMTASGLAVYDFSGDGIPDLFIGGRTVPWKYGETPASYLLVNDGTGKFTEKTETFAPGLSKVGMVTACEWYDSDKDGDKDLIISLEWGGIVCFVNNGGKFEQQTITDKKGWWNFILPGDIDNDGDMDLIAGNLGLNSRLQASPEEPVRMYFSDFDDNGTPEQLLSYYLNGKEVPFANMIELEKQMPALKQKYLYAADFARDEFSQMFSRDKIQAATIWEANYFSNAVILNNGDGTFEVKPLPWQAQFTPYRTGVLTDANGDALPDVFLGGNYYESNIQMGRYDADFGTVLINRGDGNFEVTHLNDIEVKGQVRKVRKISISGQESLILARNNDTLKVIQLNHLMP
- a CDS encoding TonB-dependent receptor plug domain-containing protein yields the protein MRNYLLLATLLIGLMACKTSQPVSEKKTDSKVHEDATTISDLQNTIDLTDHLRKVSGVWVQGTGSQATIRIRGNAGLQTSGEPLYIVNGSQISSGYSTVYNMVGNVNDIKTIQVLKDPSETSFYGVRGSNGVIIIKLK
- a CDS encoding glycoside hydrolase family 65 protein; its protein translation is MKRRLLQHFLIFSTLLAINFGGIAQDTWVIKTDQINPDNYFGVTVANGMMGLVSSPNPLEMKDIVLNGVFDTYGRGRVSNILKGFNFANMQLDVDGRRLGMKDFSNLTQEINMKEATFISRFDYQDKISVIYSVRALRHLPFTAMIEMEVVAKKDVNISPGNIMRAPEILRDVKNFYSMIDRPHVKIPMMTSVAKSPTGKHTVAASCSYLFEGHESPTLIHEEWDYDMHLVRFVKELKAGEKFRFSVVGSECSTEHYSDPHNEAERLTIYAALEGRERLLSRHLAAWEDLWKSDIIVEGDEVAQRDIRFALYHLYSFVREGTAYSPSPMGLSGLGYNGHVFWDTELWMYPPLLMLRPEIARSLLEYRYERLEVAKQNARSHGYDGAMFPWESDGIGQEATPVWALTGPFEHHITGCVGWAFWKYYQVTGDKTWLRERGWPVLKEVAAFWASRAEKGDDGKYHIINVVAADEWAENVDDNAFTNAVAIEALRYATEAAAVLGEHADPRWQVVADNMTILTFADGVTREHATYEGETIKQGDVNLLAYPLGLITDKKQIKKDLDYYEPRMSPDGPAMGHAVLSILHNRYGDSKKSYELFVKGYKPNGVPPFGVMAETAGGTNPYFATGAGGMLQAVLAGFGGLEISSSGIIQLKSSLPKNWKSLTITGVGKDRKPFSVKP